gcactttttatcattgaGCAGAAAATATTGATAAGCAGTGCTCACGCGCGTGCGCTGACACGATATATTGGGTTTTCGTGCGAATGGAAGGTACGGCGGCAGTAAAAGTGTCACATCATTTCTGATAGCGTTATTAATGCGGCTGTAAAGTACGAGAGGACAAGGGGCGCAAACGGGCGTCCGGCAATAAACCTCCCTCCGGCTGCAGACACGTGAGCGCTTAAGGAGGCAAAGTGGCTTTATTTGTCACTCTCAGTTGAAATGTTGCGATGCAGGAACACCAACGTTGTCTTTTTAAAGGCCGAGCGAGCGGCACACCGTCCAGCCCAATAGGGCCATGCTAACATACAATGCCAAAGGAAGGCCATCCATGAGCGAAAGGATGCAGCATGCAGGTCGGTTCAAGTTTCACTAACAAGAACTGACCAGGAGCGCTCAGGGCTTAGTGGGAGGCCCCCTCGGTCTCTTCTTGTTGCTTTAAATGATGATGCATATTCATCCAATGTAGCTCAGCGCACCCTTACGCCTTGTGGCGCGAGGCGGTACTGCACCCATGCTGTAAAAAGCCACACACTTGTCAATCTGCACTTGCGAAGGGCAGTAGCGCACGTGTAACGTCTGCAAAGCGGTACAATGTCGTTTTTTTACAatggtctttttgtttttttcaggagGGGGCAGATGTGGCTGCATGCGTCCTTTAGCGAGCGAATAAGTAGCACCGCACGTCATGGCAGAAGAACGCCTTTTACGGGATGATGCCACAGCAGCAACTTGGCTTAGCAGGAGTGGCATGAGATAAGTCAGGAGTCGCTATGGTGCAAAACGGTGCAAAAGATCGATGCAAAATTCATCGAGTCTCCGAGCGGGTCGGTCGGCCTTTGACGTTTGGCAACCGACGAAGCACCCGATCGCCGGTGACGGCTAAAGAAATCTTGGTGGCGGCCGAGCGGACGCGTGCATCAGGACAGCTGGTAAATGTTGCTTGTCACAGTGGCCATCTTTTTGGAGTCTTCAGGTTCCTCGCCGCCCCCTGAGGCAAGAAAGACACACGCGGTGATGGCGCGAGGACCAAAGACGCGCTGGGCGTCCCGAAGAAAGACCAAAGCGCTGGCTGCACGGTGACAGTCACCTTGCTCGTCACCCTTGGCGGAGCGTCCGCTCCCGCCCCCGCCCGCCTCTTCCTCGCTCCCTTCGTCTTCCTCGCGCTCGTCGATGTTTTTGTACGTGGCCTTGAGCGGCAAAGAGAAAAGTGGCAAACGTTGCGAGTATCGGTCGAGACGCGCGCGAGGGCGGCGGGCTCACCTGCTCGCTCGGAGCCGCCTTGGCGGCGGAGGGGAGGAGCCTTTCGATGAGCCGAGCGATCATCTTGAAGGTTGGCCGTTCGCTCGGCTCCAAACTCCAACACGATGTCATCAGCCGGTACCTGCAAAGGAGAGGCGGGCCGTCAAGCGCTCTGCGTCCGTCTGTCGGCGGGCGAGTGGGGCCCTCACATTTGCGGCGGGGCGAAGTCGGGCCGCTCCATGTGGCCGCCGTCCTTGATCATCCTGTAGAATTTGGTATCCACGGCGACGTTGGGGTAAGGGCTCTTCCCTGAGGGAGACAGGGAGGCAGccagaggtcagaggtcacgTGACGCCACGATGAGGAGCGCCGGCGCGGCGCCATTACCCAGGGAGAAGATTTCCCACAGCAGGACGCCGTAAGACCAAACGTCGCTCTGCACCGTGTACACGCACTGGAAGATGCTCTCGGGGGACATCCACTTGACGGGCAGGCGCGCCTGTCCGCACACACGGCAAGCAAGGGTCGTGTTGTTTTGCAGTAGACGTCTAcgagttgtgtgtttgtgttgcgtGGGAGTTGCGTCCACTGACATTTCCTTGTACGATGTAGCTGTCGTCATTGCGTATGTCTCGCGCCAAACCAAAGTCGCAGATTTTGGCAACGTGGCGGTCGGTCAGCAAGACGTTCCTCGCCGCCACGTCTCTGTGGATACACTGACAAAGGCGCGGACGTGAAGCCACCATAGCGCAGACCAGTGCAGCGCAGACCGGTGCAGCGCAGACCGGTGCAGCGCAGACCGGTGCAGCGCAGACCGGTGCAGCGCAGACCGGTGCAGCGCAGACCAGTGCagtgcagcgcagcgcagccttTGCTTGTGCGCGTTACATTTCGTGTCGAGAGGAAGTCCAAACCCTGAGCCACTTGGTACGAGAACCTCATCAGGTCACTTATACACAGACGTGCGCTTCGCTCAACACCTGCAgggcacacgcgcacgcacgcacacacacacacacacaggtcacGTGTGTATTTGATGTGTGTTAAACCTGTGTGTTTGTGACaattgcatgtgtgtgagtgagtgtgtcttACCGGAGTGGGAAAGGATTGGCTGCATTTCCTGATATTCGGAACAACACGAGATCCCGCTGTCACTGCAACACCAAGAGagacacggacggacggacggacacaaACTACAATTATGACATGCATGCACGTGACACGCAATAGAGGAAGAAAAGGAGGTCTGACCTCCGGAGTCTGACGTTGGAGTATTTGACGTCGTGCTCAGCCGGCTCCggactcaacgtagccgccaccaAGTGgtgagcgcgcgcgcgcagaaagTTGAGCAGGTCGCCGTGGAAACAGTACTCAGTGATCATCAGCACGGGCCCTGTGAGAGACATTGAGGTCAGGCGAAGACAACTTCCtgagaggcgaggcgaggcggacCGAACCCGACCGGACCGAACCTCCTCGAGTGCAGGCTCCCAGCAGGTTGACGATGTTGTCGTGGTAACCGAGGTGGCTGAGAATCTTCAGCTCGCACATTAGCGCCTCTCGCTCCTCGGAGTGAGCGCTCGCTGCACACACAAAGGCACCGCGTTCTTGTGGTTGCAGACTACTTTTGTAGCGTTGTCGTGTCCGTGCTGTGAAGATGTGcatgtcggtcggtcggtcggtcggtcggtcggtcggtcggtcgcgcGGCGGCACTCGTGTACTCGCTACGTCGTCGTTACTGACGCGCAGTCGGAACGGGTCGTGTTTGTCGTGCAGTTGCCGTTTACGTTTGAGCATCTTGACGGCCACGCGGGTTTCGTCCTGGCTGCCGAGGCCGTAGGCCGTGGCCTCCACCACCTTTCCGAACGCCCCTGAGCCCAGCACGCCCCCTGATGGAGAGAAGGCCACGGGAGGGGTCAAAGGTCAAGGCCAGAGGGCGGAGCTCAAAGTTTACCCAGGCGGAGCTTGTCTCTGGGAAACTCCCACTTGAGGTTGTTGTACGGCAGCAGGCCGGGGTCCACAAATGTGTAGTTGTTGCCGTAGCAACTCTCCACGATCTTCCAACGGATCTCGTACTTGGGTTGCTACGAAAAGAAAGACAAGCAGGAGATGAAGTGTGAGAAGGAGCAAAAAGAGGAAAGAAAATGGAGAGGAGGagcaaaaggaggaggaggcggggaAGGAAAATGGAGAGGAGGATCAAAAGGCAGAGGAAAGCAGGAGGCGGAGAAAGAAAGTGGAGAGGAGGAGCAAAAGCAAGAGGAAAGCAGGAGGCAGACAAAGAAAGCGGAGAGAAGGAGCAAAAGGAAGAGGAGAGGAAAGAGGATGAAGACGAGCACGGGGGACGAAAGCGCCTCCACGGCCAGCTACAAACCCGTCTGATCCTGCAGACGAGGAAGACCACAAGCAAGAGGAGCAGGCCCACGCCCGCCGAGGCCGTCGCCAGGGACGTCGTCAAAACGTTCCCGCTGCCAGAACCTGCAGAACCTGAAACGGGAGTGGTGGACGCAAGCTCTGTGGTTGGTCAAAGAAGCCTCCCCAATGAACAAGAGAAGCAAAAACCTACGCAGGAAGAAGACATCTTGCGAGCGTCCCACGCTGTTGATGGCCACGCACTCGATGGTGACGTCATCAGCCGGCGCCGGGGGCAGGGGCAGGCTTTTGGTCAGCACCTCCCCCTCTTGCGTGACGACATCACCGGGCTGAGGCTCCCCGACGTCACCGCACCTGCGCGAGGAAAGTGGAGTGTCGCCGACGAGCCAAGCGACGGAGACGCCGCGACCGCCCGCCGTTTCGACATACGTGTTGACCAGGCCGCCGCATCGCGACCACAAGACGGTGGGCGGCGGGAAACCCGAACCGCTGCAGGTCAGGGTGCCGTTCTCCATCGTGATGACTCCGCTCGGAGCTCCTAAACAAAGCGTCACATCAACGGTGGCGCCCGGCCGGAATGGGAAAGATGAAGGAAAGATTGCTCACGAAGAACTCGCAGGTCAAAGTCGAAGGAACCGCTAACGAGGCCGTTAGCATAGCGTAGCGTGTAGAGCCCTTTCTCTTGGTCGCGCACGCGGCGTAGAACCAGGCTGGCTCGGGATCTGCCGACGGAAACTTTGCTCATCGTCCGAATTGATTCCAATCGAGGCGCGAGTAAGACGTGCAGCGGAGCGGACACCGAGTAGTAAAAACGGGGCGGGCTCACGCTAACCTGTAGCCATGGGCCGCGTGGCTCtgcgtgcgctcccggcggccgtTCCCGGGCGTGGGCCAGGTCCATCGGAGGCTCCGGAGCGGCGGGTACGCTTCCACGGTGACTGTCAAACTCAGGTCTCCACCCGCGAGCACGTCCACTGTGCTGCTGTGAACTTGGGAAACCTCCGTGGCGTCCACGCTAAAGTTAGCCAGCAATTCCCAGTCGCTGACATTGGCACCACCCGTGGCTGTCGTACGGCGCTCCAGCAAGGCAGTCAGGAAGGGAGCGTCTGGCAGCGAGAACGAGCGCATGTGGAATCAACACGGCTCACCCGAGTTGAGGTGCCAGTTTTAGGCTCACCCAAGACGCGGAGGCTGGCCGTCGCCGTGGCGTCGCCGGCCTCGTTGCTCGCCGTACAGGTGTAGCGTCCGCTGTGCTGTCGACCGACGGCGCCGACGCTCAGCGTGTTGTTCAGGTAAGAGCGCTCGCCGACATAATGCCGCTTCAGCGTCGTGTCGGGAGCCTGTAGGCCGGCCGCGCGGGCGGGCGTCAATGTgcgacaaaagaaagaaaagcggGTCGAGAGAGCAGGTCTCACCTCTACATTAGGGTATGTCCAAGAGACGTTGTAGATGAGGGAGGGGTTACTCGTCGCACACGTCACCGCAAAAACCTCTCCCTCCAGACGCAAAAAGTCCGTCTGATTCAGCCACACCTTGGGAGGATGGCGCTGTCCTATataggccagagacaaatacgacATAAGTCAATGAGCGCTAGACAGGCAAGATGTCGAAAGAAGGCCTGGGAGCCAGAATGGCGGCAAGTAGGCAAATGAGGGAGACAGTGGAGAGGTACTCGACCCCCAAACCTTACGTGGCGAGACAATGAGGTGCAGCGTGTCAGATGTCACGcgtttgttgctgttgttgttccAGGCAGCGCAGACGTAGCGCCCGTTGAATTTCGTCTCCACTTTGTGTATGAGCACTCCCGCACGAGGATTCACGCTCACGTTCATGCCCGCGGGCAGAGCCCCGGCCAGCCCGCCGTCCCGCTCCTCCTCCGACCGGAGGGTGAGGTTGCCGAGTGACGGGTCGGTGGGCAAACAACGGAACAGGAAGTCGTCACCCTCCCGGACTTCGGGGGTGTGGCGGGGCGTGACGAAGACGCTGGACGGGTCGGACGGATCTGAGGGAGGACAGGCAAAGGGCCGTGACCTCTCCTGAGGGCCGGGGAAAAGGAATCGCTGacctggtggcggcggcggctcacCTTTGACGTACAGGTGAACCGAGGCGCCCAGGTGGCGGAGGTGACGTTCGGCGTAGGAGCAGCGGTACGTTCCCGTGTGTCTGGGCAGGGCACGCCGCACCTCCAGCACGCCGGCGCGCTCCGACGACGCCGAACGAAGCGCCGTGCTGGACCACTGCAACGACGCGTTGCCGTGACAACTTAGGCTGAAAGCCGAGCCTGCGGTCAAAACCGCCTCGGACCCGTCCCGCACGGGGTCCGAGTTCAGCCCGATGGACGGCGGGGAGAAGTctagaaaaaagacaaaagcgTGATCAGCAGATCCGTACTAAGTGATCAACTTTTTAGTCTTTGAGATGATtgggaatgattttttttgttttgttttttggtgaACACGACGGTTGAGTTTCACAAGATGGGGAGAAAAAACAGAAGTGAAACCTTTGACTTTAACGTCTGTCAGCAGTCGGGAAgtaacgtgcgtgtgtgtgtgcgtctggaaaagaaaagaaagaggaaGAAATTGTGCTGTCCTCATCAGGATGAGGAAAATGGTCAAGATGGTCCAAATGTCAAGTGTTATTTTCCCAAAAATAAGAATCTAAATGTTCACATGCTAACAATAGCCGCTACCACACCCAGAAAGCAGGTACGTAGTTCCGCCCACGTAGCATCAATCAGTagactggccggccggccggccggccgcccgcccgcccgccctgtCTCCAAATGTGCCTAGTCAATACTTTGATCCAGAGCTGACTTTGACACACTTGAACGAGCACAAAGTTACCCATAAAAGAGGCAAAGATTCCGTACATTACGGGTGGAAAGAACAAATCAAACAAACGAGcaaacaaacatttgttgtGCTTTGCGTTTCAAGGCAAGTTCCGCTTTGCCCCAAATAGCATGAAAAAGGACAAGATGAAGAACAACAACAAGAGCAAATTGCTTGGCTTTCTGACCTTCAGCAGAGACGATTGCCAGTAGGAGCCAAGGCAACAACATGTTGGGCGtcgtcatcttcttcctccgactgactgactgactgacactgGAGCAGCTCTTCAACTTCCtggcaaggaaggaaggcaggcaggcaggcaggcaggcaggcaggcaggcaggccctcGAGGCTCAACCCACCTCcttagcaccccccccccccccccaccaccacaactGGCCCTCAACTCAACACAAGCTGCAAGGCTTCTGGGGCCGGCCTTCTGTCGTCACAAATGCTTTCTGAAACGCAATGAGCTCTGACAATGATAGGCCAGGCGCTTCAGAAGGATGAGCCTTTGGGATGTCAATCCTCACTGCTCTCCACAACCCTCCTCCGATGGCCTCAATCTGAGCGCTTGCGAACCTTCTATGTTctcagagaagagaagagaagagaagagaaccaAGTCGATTGCTTTTTAATTCAAGCTGAGCAAAGCTACAAGCTGGACAGCAGCGTCGCGTCGCCATAGCAAATCGGTTACAAGATTGTTTTGGTGGTGCTTCTCAAAGGCAGCTTTCCTCTTGTCTTTCTGATGTCACTTCCTGCGCAGCCTCAGCTCTGAACGGGAAACACATAGCGGCCAACGATGACGCTCATCCGGGTCGTCGGCAAAAATCAGACCGACCGTGGGAATCATCTTCACCGCGCTACCTGTCTGCGTCCGGCGCAgtgtcgccgccgccgcgtgtCTCCACCTTGACTGGAAGGACGCAGTCACCGTGGGAAGGTCCCGCCTCCAACAGGTGAACCGTCGCCTCAGGGACCTTACTTCCTGTACAGAGAGGCCGCCGTTAACAAAGGGCATTTTCCAGCACCTCATCAACCTCGCGCGACGGAATTTCACCGTCCACAGCCGCCGACGTCAGTCGGGATCGGACCGCCGCCGGATGCTGGCCCGTCAGGAAGCTTTCCGTCAGCCTGGCGTACGTCTGGGCGGgacgcaaacaaggccattttcaCCGCAGGCCACCATCAAGGAGGGACAGACGGCGGCGGCATCACCTTTCTGCACTCGTCCGTCAACACGGCGTCCAAGGACGCCGCCAACGACGAGAACGACGGCCTGTCGCCGGGACGCTGGCTCCAGCACGCTTGCATCATGCCGTAACTGAGCACAGGGCAACAGGGCGTCGACACGTGGTGTCGCTTTCACGTCAATTGTCACGCGTgtcacgtcatcatattctgcttTCACACATTTTGCCACCGATGCTGTCCAGGCACGCTGCCAAACATGTGACGAGCGATGCGCGTTGCATACATGTTGGAGTCGGCGTGCTGCGGCTGCGCCAAGCGGCGTCCTCGCTTCAGGGCGCCGTACAGTTGCTGCGTCGCGGGGAGCTCCGAATACGGACTTTCACCTGCGGCAAGCAAAACGCACGCGCTTCGATCACGTGTCGCAGCGCGTGGGAGGGAGCGCGTGGgtcttacccaaagagaagatcTCCCAGAGCAGAACGCCGTAGGACCACACGTCGCTCTTGGAGGAGTAAACGCTTTGGAAAATACTCTCCGGGGACATCCACTTGAGGGGCAGCAAGGCCTGTTGGGAGGGGATCACAAACgatgagccagccagccagccagccagccagccagccagccaggcaggcacTAGTGACATGGCGGCGTACTAACGTTTCCTCGGGCCACGTAGTCCCGATCCTTGAGCAGATCTCGAGCCAGGCCAAAGTCGCCCACCTTCACCAGCCGCTCCTCGCATACCAGGACGTTGCGGGCTGCCAGGTCTCTGTGCACGCACTGCAACAAGGCATCAAACACGCTCAGCACACACGCTAAGCTGAGCGCACTTTGAGAGATCTTTGAGCGTACGTTGCGTGATGACAGGAAGTTCATGGCGCTGGCGACCTGGAAAGAGAAGCTGTGGAGGTCACTGACGCCCAGGACGGTAGAGTCGCTGAGAAGCGGCAGTGACGATGACGACAATGCCTCCTGCTGGTCTGAAGGTACACGCCGAGAAAGGAGctagctcgctcgctcactcgctcattGATTACGGCGACAACTTGCGTACAGAAGAGCTCCGCACTCACCAGCCGCCGCCGCGCTCTCGTGGTGGCTAACCACGGCTGCTCCCTCCCGCTCGCTCATGTCCATGTAACCGCCATCTGCCTCTCTGCacccgcgcgcgcgcgcgcacacacacacacacgcagcgcTTGTGTATGGCTTGTGTCTGCACACGTGCGGGGGGGATGTTTCTTCTTTATGCGTCTACCTCTTAGCGCTCGCATTGGCGTGCACAAAAGTCTGCTTGCGGCATCGCAGGTAGTTGGCCAGGTCTCCGTGGCAACAAAACTCCGTGACGACGTAGACGGGACCTGCGGCGGAGGAGGCGCGCCTCAGTCAGTCAGCACGCTGGGGGCGTCATTGCGCGCCGGCTCACCTCCTGACGTGCACGCTCCGAGCAGGTTGACGATGTTCACGTGAGGACCCAGATGACACAAAAGCTTCAGCTCGGACAACAACGACCCACTAGCGCCGCTGTTGGCTGAACACACAACGCATATTCGTtgtcatacacatacacacacacacaatacaggTACGCACATGGTACGCGCAGGTAC
The nucleotide sequence above comes from Syngnathus scovelli strain Florida chromosome 15, RoL_Ssco_1.2, whole genome shotgun sequence. Encoded proteins:
- the csf1rb gene encoding macrophage colony-stimulating factor 1 receptor 2 — translated: MTTPNMLLPWLLLAIVSAEDFSPPSIGLNSDPVRDGSEAVLTAGSAFSLSCHGNASLQWSSTALRSASSERAGVLEVRRALPRHTGTYRCSYAERHLRHLGASVHLYVKDPSDPSSVFVTPRHTPEVREGDDFLFRCLPTDPSLGNLTLRSEEERDGGLAGALPAGMNVSVNPRAGVLIHKVETKFNGRYVCAAWNNNSNKRVTSDTLHLIVSPRQRHPPKVWLNQTDFLRLEGEVFAVTCATSNPSLIYNVSWTYPNVEAPDTTLKRHYVGERSYLNNTLSVGAVGRQHSGRYTCTASNEAGDATATASLRVLDAPFLTALLERRTTATGGANVSDWELLANFSVDATEVSQVHSSTVDVLAGGDLSLTVTVEAYPPLRSLRWTWPTPGNGRRERTQSHAAHGYRSRASLVLRRVRDQEKGLYTLRYANGLVSGSFDFDLRVLRAPSGVITMENGTLTCSGSGFPPPTVLWSRCGGLVNTCGDVGEPQPGDVVTQEGEVLTKSLPLPPAPADDVTIECVAINSVGRSQDVFFLRSAGSGSGNVLTTSLATASAGVGLLLLLVVFLVCRIRRQPKYEIRWKIVESCYGNNYTFVDPGLLPYNNLKWEFPRDKLRLGGVLGSGAFGKVVEATAYGLGSQDETRVAVKMLKPSAHSEEREALMCELKILSHLGYHDNIVNLLGACTRGGPVLMITEYCFHGDLLNFLRARAHHLVAATLSPEPAEHDVKYSNVRLRSDSGISCCSEYQEMQPILSHSGVERSARLCISDLMRFSYQVAQGLDFLSTRNCIHRDVAARNVLLTDRHVAKICDFGLARDIRNDDSYIVQGNARLPVKWMSPESIFQCVYTVQSDVWSYGVLLWEIFSLGKSPYPNVAVDTKFYRMIKDGGHMERPDFAPPQMYRLMTSCWSLEPSERPTFKMIARLIERLLPSAAKAAPSEQATYKNIDEREEDEGSEEEAGGGGSGRSAKGDEQGGGEEPEDSKKMATVTSNIYQLS